Genomic window (Penaeus vannamei isolate JL-2024 chromosome 22, ASM4276789v1, whole genome shotgun sequence):
GCGCCATTgaagaaactagaaaaaaagagaaaaaaggccgCCATTGAAGAAactaacaaaaaatagaaaagaaaaattcttTGAAGAatctagaaaagaaagaaaaacactgaaaaagaagaggaaaatgccgTCATTACAGAAACTAgaaaaataactagaaaaaaCGGCGTCATTGaagaaactagaaaaaataactagaaataaactaaaacaaaaaacgcCATCATTGAAGAAATTGgaaaaataactagaaaaaaaaataaataaacgccaTCATTGAAGaaactagaagaaaaagaaacgaagaaactgggaaaaatatatatatgtatatgtatatatatatatatatatatatatatatatatatatatatatatatatatatatatatatatatatataaatgtatatgtatatgtatatattaaaatatattaatatatattaatttatatatataaattaaataaataaataaatatatatatatatatatatatatatatatatatatatatatatatatatatatatatataaagcgtcaGAAACCACTTCGAGCTgatcaaatatgataataataaaagagaaaaaaaaatggcgtcaGAAACCAGCTTGTCTCCTCGCGCTGATGCAACTGTCGAGCAGAACAAAGGCCCCATCGATCAGGCGGATTAGACGCCGATGGAATTATTCCCGCGATGGAAGATGATCCGCGTCCGCACACCACGTACACGGACACGCGTACATGCTGCACCTACAGTCCCTTGCGTCTGCCTGCCTGTATGTGAATTTCATCAGTCCGTGTATCTGTatctaggtatgtatgtgtgtctatatatatatatatatatatatatatatatatatatatatatatatatatatatatatatatatatatatatatatatatatatacatatatatatacatatatatatatatacatatttattcatatatatatatatatatttatttatacatatacatattcatctatatatctatatctatatatctatatatatgtatatgtatgtatatatatatgtttatatgtatatgtatatgtatatatatatatatattatatatatataaataaataaataaataaatatatatatataaatatatatatatatacacgcacacacatatatatatacacacacacacacacacacacaccacacacacacacacacacacacacacacacacacacacacacacacacacacatatatatatatatatatatatatatatatatatatatatatatatatatatatatagagagagagagagagagagagagagagagagagagagagagagagagagagagggagagagagagagagagagagagagggagagagagagagagagagagagagagagagagagagagagagagagagagagagagagagagagagagatacatatatatatatatatatatatatatatatatatatatatatatatatatatatatatatatatatatatatatatatatatatatatatatatatatatatatatatatatatatacatcagtattaggtgctattcgacaataGGGAGTAGAGgagtaatattataaatattagaaGATATATACAacgatgggacagcaaccatcaagctccacacggaaaccgataaaataccaattaaaaaggcGTTGGACAGAGCGACACCATCTGACCAAAActtttacagcctgcctcgaaaaaatattcaagaaactagaatgcgaagggaagggtatcagaataggagacgaatacctaaacaatctaagataTGTCGACagtattgttctcttcagtgaatcagcaaatgaaatgcagcaattaataaacgatctaaAGAGATTAAGTCTAGAAATCGGACTTAAGTTGAACAAGAAAAAGGCCaaggtcatgttcaacagcagagttccattcgaacagatacatgtacaaggcgaagcgctagaggtagtacacaagtatatatatctagggcaacttgtacaaacacatctaacgaataggaaataaagcgacgcatcagtctaggctgtAATGCCTTCGGCAGGGACAgtagtagcatactaagaggctCTTTGCCAGTATGTTTAAAAATCAGTCtgtaaccaatgcgtcctcccagttatgacctatggatcagaaacatggactacaaccacattactggagaggaaactaataagtggccagagagggatggaaaggtcgtTGTTGGGAATTatcctaagagatcggatgaagGCGACGTGGATTAGGGAACAGACAAAAGTGGAAGtcatactcgggagcatcaaaaagaagaaatggcaatgggcaggacaTATATGTAGGAGACAAGACGACACATGGACGAAAAAACAGACTGGAAAATAGATAACATACAGAGGCCAcgggccagaccaatgacaagatggcgtgacgaaataacgaaatttggagccaatactggaaacaaaaaacgtaagacagaaaaaagttggaaaagaatgggagaggcctacgtcctgcagtggattgattcaggctgaggatgttgatgatggtgatatatatatgtatttgtatatatgtgtgtgtgtatgtatgtatatgtatatgtatatgtatgtttgtatgtatatatatatatatatatatatatatatatatatatatatatatatatatatatatatatacatatatattgtatgtatatatacacgcacacacacacaaatatatatatatatatagatagatagatagatagatagatagatagatagatagatagatagatagatagatagatagatagatagatagatagatagatagatagatagatagatagatatatagatagatggatagatagatatgtatgtatataaatatataaatatataaatatatatatatgtatatatatataaatatatgtataaatatatgtaaatatatgtataaatatatgtataaatatatgtataaatatataaatatatatatatatatatatatatatatatatatatatatatatatacatacatacatacatacatacatatatatacatacatgctacaCATACTAAGAACCAAAGCCGAACGCGCTCACCTGCCCGCGCCCACGTCCACTGGCTCATGCACACGCGACCAGCGAGCCAAAAGCACACCGCTGGCCGATTCGGTCCAACAGACCACTAGAGATTTACGGTTGGCAACACAAACGTAATTAGCGAAAGATGACCGAGTCGTAAAAAAGGACCACCAGATGGCCAACGTTTTGCGAGCGataaaattaagagagagagagagagagagagagagagagagagagagagagagagagagagagagagagagagagagagagagagagagagagagagagagagagagacagacagacagagagagagagagagagagagagagagagagagagagagagagagagagagagagagagagagagagagagagagagagagagagagagagagagagagagagagagagagagagagagacagacagacagagagggagagagagagagagagagagagagagagagagagagagagagagagagagagagagagagagagagagagagagagagagagagaggagagggcaggaagGACGGAACATGGAATATTCTCGATTaaacaggaagaaggggagaaagagataagaggagaggtaCTGGACGAAGATAAAAtggcaagaggggaagggaagaagagagaagtaggatgAAAGTAAAGATGAAAGATGGATGACGTGGAGGGTCAGTGGCGTGTGTATGCggtaaagagaaagacgaaagacagaaagataaagacaaagagaataagaaagagatagagatgcatagatattgatagactgatattacatatatatatatatatatatatatatatatatacatatatatatatatatatatatatatatatatatatatatatacatacatacgtatatatagaaagagaaagagagagagagattagaattgATAACGTTACGTTTATTTATATAACAGCATACAGGCCCTGCATAAAGGCAGgctaagggggagagagagagagagagagagagagagagagagagagagagagagagagagagagagagagagagagagagagagagagagagagagagagagagagagagagagacaga
Coding sequences:
- the LOC138865716 gene encoding uncharacterized protein yields the protein MGQQPSSSTRKPIKYQLKRRWTERHHLTKTFTACLEKIFKKLECEGKGIRIGDEYLNNLRYVDSIVLFSESANEMQQLINDLKRLSLEIGLKLNKKKAKVMFNSRVPFEQIHVQGEALEVVHNYDLWIRNMDYNHITGEETNKWPERDGKVVVGNYPKRSDEGDVD